Proteins from a genomic interval of Rhodococcus rhodochrous:
- a CDS encoding alpha/beta fold hydrolase, with amino-acid sequence MPTFSVPGAELDVELSDEGGHPIVQLHGLTSSRHRDRLMDLDLGRGLSGTRLLRYDARGHGHSTGRAVPEDYRWPVLADDLLRLLDHYFPGERVHGVGPSMGTGTLLHAAVKDPERFSSLTLLVPATAWATRAAKAAEYRAAADLIEQQGLAAFLMRDLNAPRPPATVDAPETAPDVTEDLLPSLFRGAALSDLPDPEAVSGIDVPVTVLAWIDDPAHPVSTAEALVGLLPHAKLEIAYTPADLAQWPSILCEDVARHG; translated from the coding sequence GTGCCGACCTTCAGTGTGCCGGGGGCCGAACTCGACGTGGAGCTGAGCGACGAGGGTGGGCACCCGATCGTCCAGCTCCACGGCCTGACCTCGAGCCGCCACCGCGACCGTCTCATGGACCTCGACCTGGGCCGCGGTCTCAGCGGCACTCGACTGTTGCGCTACGACGCGCGGGGGCACGGCCACTCGACGGGGCGTGCGGTGCCGGAGGACTACCGCTGGCCGGTGCTCGCCGACGACCTGCTGCGGCTGCTCGATCACTACTTTCCCGGAGAGCGGGTGCACGGGGTCGGGCCGTCGATGGGCACCGGGACCCTGTTGCACGCGGCGGTGAAGGATCCGGAGCGGTTCAGCAGCCTCACGCTGTTGGTGCCGGCGACCGCCTGGGCCACCCGCGCCGCGAAGGCCGCCGAGTACCGGGCCGCCGCCGATCTCATCGAGCAGCAGGGACTGGCGGCGTTCCTCATGCGCGATCTGAATGCACCACGTCCACCGGCCACCGTCGACGCGCCGGAGACCGCCCCCGACGTCACCGAGGACCTGCTGCCGTCGCTGTTCCGGGGCGCCGCGCTGAGCGACCTGCCCGATCCGGAGGCCGTGTCCGGCATCGACGTTCCGGTGACGGTGCTGGCGTGGATCGACGATCCCGCGCACCCGGTGTCCACGGCGGAAGCCCTGGTGGGTCTGCTCCCCCACGCGAAGCTGGAGATCGCGTACACCCCGGCCGATCTCGCGCAGTGGCCGAGCATTCTCTGCGAGGACGTCGCCCGGCACGGTTGA